The nucleotide sequence TACATTTTTAGATAAATTGATAATCGGTTTTAGCGCTATATTGTAATCAGCTGATTGCTGGACTAAAGTACCACCACCTACTAATTCCGTTACATCTTTTACGCCATTATATCCAAGATAAAAAGCAGGCAAAAGAGAAAACTTATCACTAAATTTGATAGCAGGAACAAAATCAATATTCAAGTTCCCATTATACGAACCTGATTCTTTTTCAAAAGCATACTGCCCTAAAAGAGCTTTTACATTGAAAACAGTGGTAATATCTGAAGCAGATAACGGCAAAACAAAACAAATCACGGCAACAACAAAAAAAACAATTCTTTTCAGCATTATAAATTCCCCTTTATAAAAACATTAGCCAATCTTAAATTTACCAGTTCAGTCCGTACTGGTAATCGCCTAAATTATTATACAAAGTTTTTTTACTTTATTCCAGCACTTGTAAATAGCTTAGGAGCAACACATAAATCTATCTTTTTATCTTTTCCGGTAAAATTATCATACTTAAAAACAGCTTCCATGTTATATTTCATAGGGTCTTTTAAGTAGGTTTCCGAATCCGGTACTTTGCCATAATCATCCAAAGAGTAATAATCCTCTGAATATGATATCCCGGAAAAAGTAGTATCTTGTTTTGAATGCATTTTGTCACCGTCAGGAAAGGTGGTTGTTATCATGCCGCTTCCAAAACCAGGAACAACATCCTCTATTTTATCCGGGTAAACAGTTCTCACTGGTGCCAGAGGAGCTCCATTATACATTGTTGAATCTTTAATCTTGAAGTAAAAATTAGTGTATTGAAGCTGCCAAGGATCATCCACCCCAGCTACAATAGAACCACCTGCATTGCCATATTTGATGTTATCCACTGTATTGCTTGCACCCATATCATTTGCAACTGTATAATAACTTGGCAGTGTAGCGCCTTTTGTCCAATCCATCCATTTTGTTGCAAGTTTCATATCTGCAGGCACTACATCATTGAATGTTGCAACTCTTTGATACCAGTCAAACCTGTCCTTTCTGCTATTGACAACCACAAGCTTTACTTGATTTGGTTGCAGGCCTACTTCATCGCCACGAACCAAGTATTCTTCTATTCTTACTCTTTTACCAAAAACATCAATAACAGTTTTACCTTCTTGATATTGTGCAAGCTTCATTTCCTGAGCTGCCATCTGTTGAACAGCTTCTTGGGACAAGTCCATATTGATTTCTGCTTTAACAGCAAGTTTCATCTCTTCCTTGCGGGAATTTGATTCATCTTTATTGTCATCACCGCTGAAAGAAGTCGGCGCATTAGGCGGCAAGTCTTTTACAAAGCTCATTTTCTGGCTGGCTCCCACATGGAATTCCCCGCCAGTACCGTCCAATTTAGCTGCGGCTACAAGGCCTTCAAAAACCTTCAATTCCGTTTCATTGTTATCATTTACATCAAGTGTAAAATCAGTGCCCCGGATAGAGCAGACAGCCGTAGGAGTTTTGCACTCAAAAGTCCTTCCTTGAAGGAGTTTTGCTATTTTGAACCTGATTTTGCCTGATTTTTGTTCTAAGACTTTTTGGCCGTCGGTCAAGGTTTTTAATAACAATTCTGATTTGGGGTTTACTGATATCCTGCTGCCATCATAAAGAATGATAGTCGCTTTACTCCTTGAATCAGTTTTTATTGTTGCATTTTCATCTAAAAGCATGCCTGGATAACACTTTATCCAGCCGGATGATTTATTAATTTTAACCGTTACTTTGCCGCGCGATTCACTGACAACAACTTTTGCTATTTTGGCTGAGAATACATAGCTTGCGCACATTGATAAACAGACTGCAATAACCATTAGTTTGTTTTTCATAATACCCTCTCTTTGCGTACCCTGACAATGCAGGGTTTTTCCTTATCTAATTATCGCTAACTTACCTATTTTTTTATCAGTACTGTCTTTTGGATTGGTAAGC is from Elusimicrobiota bacterium and encodes:
- a CDS encoding FecR family protein; its protein translation is MKNKLMVIAVCLSMCASYVFSAKIAKVVVSESRGKVTVKINKSSGWIKCYPGMLLDENATIKTDSRSKATIILYDGSRISVNPKSELLLKTLTDGQKVLEQKSGKIRFKIAKLLQGRTFECKTPTAVCSIRGTDFTLDVNDNNETELKVFEGLVAAAKLDGTGGEFHVGASQKMSFVKDLPPNAPTSFSGDDNKDESNSRKEEMKLAVKAEINMDLSQEAVQQMAAQEMKLAQYQEGKTVIDVFGKRVRIEEYLVRGDEVGLQPNQVKLVVVNSRKDRFDWYQRVATFNDVVPADMKLATKWMDWTKGATLPSYYTVANDMGASNTVDNIKYGNAGGSIVAGVDDPWQLQYTNFYFKIKDSTMYNGAPLAPVRTVYPDKIEDVVPGFGSGMITTTFPDGDKMHSKQDTTFSGISYSEDYYSLDDYGKVPDSETYLKDPMKYNMEAVFKYDNFTGKDKKIDLCVAPKLFTSAGIK